The genomic window GATATGATGACATATCCAAACGATACGAGGTACTGCACTTAAATCATTGAACCGCCAAGTACCGGACGGTATGCTTGGTGGTGTGAGAGGTCGGTAGATAAATTAATTATCTACCTCCTACTCGATTTTATAAACATATACAACTAATATAATTTTTTTACAACTGTAATTCTGGTTAACAAAAAATCATTTTTTTACCTCCTAACCATATATATAATTGTAAAGTTTAAATAATTTGTTTTAGGAGGGAACATATATGAGAGCAGATAAGGCATATAAAGAAGCTATACAGTATTATGGTGGAAATAACCACGTTGGTAAGCTTCGTGGAAAGTATGATAATGTTAGAACCTTTTGGGAAGATCCTTTGACAGGTTATTTTATAAAACCTTATTTAGACAAGTTAATAACACAAAGACAAGAAGCAAATAAAGGAATTAGAATAAAAGAGTTAGGATGTGGAGCGGGTGAGGGTTATGATTTTTTAACAGGTATATCTCTAGATAAATCTGAAGAGACATTGATTCCAAATAAAGTATTAGAATACTATAATGGAGTAGATTTAAATCAAGAACTATTATTAGAAGCAAATAAAAGGTTTGAAGATAAAGTAAATGTAGAGTTTTTTAGTGGTGACTTTTCTGAAGGCTTACCAGTAGATCAAAGTGAACAGTCGTATGATTTGTACTTTACTGCTTATGCTACCTTGTCACATTGTAATAATGAAGAATTAGAAAAGTTATTTTCTGATATTGCTAAACACGGCGAAAATGGAAGTATTCTAGTGGCAGACTGGATAGGGCGCTATTCATATGAGTGGCAAAACCACTGGACCTCGAACCCAGAACAAAAGAACTTTTTAGATTATAAACTGAACTTTTATTCTGACAGAGCAAAAGAAGTATCTACCTTTCCACTTAGAATGATGAGTCCACAAGAAGTAGAAAAAATAGTACAAAACGCATCAGAAAAATCAAATAAAAACCTTGAAATTGTTGGTTTTTTAGATAGATCTATGATCATCGGACGGCATATAGAAACTGGTTGTTATAATAATAACCCCCAACCTATTAGATCTATGGTAAACTCACTTCATGAACCTGGTCATAGAACGTATCTTCCGAATTTATTATTTGATTATGAACCAAGACCAGGGTTTGAGTGGCAGAACAAAAAACTTAAAGAAGTTGCAGATTGTTGGAATTCATTAGTACGCTATACTGTACAGTTGCTTGATATAGATAATCCTGAAAAGGGTCTTCCAAATCCTCCTAAAACAAGTTACGACTGTTTAAAAAGGGCATACAATGTAATAAGAAAAACAGTAGAGATGAGTAATTTACTCTATGGAGATGTTAGAGCTAACTTAATTGAAAAACAATTAGGTTTTTCTTTAAGAAATATCGAAATAAATATGCAAAAAGGACTTGGTCTAGGACATTCATTAATTGCTGTAATTCGAGTTAATAAATAGTTTTAGAAAAGAGTACCAATTGATATAATACTAATATAGAGTAATGAAAGGAGTTGTTACAGTGAACCAAATAACTCAAGATACAATAGAAGCAACGAAAGAGTTGCTTAAAGAAGCTAATCTAAAAAATGGTGATATTTTAGTTGTTGGTTGTAGTACAAGTGAAGTAATAGGTAAAAAAATAGGTTCATCATCTAGCCATGAAGTAGCAGAGGCAATTTTTAAGGGATTAGTTAACACAATAAATCAAGATATATATTTAGCTTTTCAATGTTGTGAACACTTAAATAGAGCACTAGTAGTAGAAAGGTCTTGTGCAGAAAAATATAATTTAGAACAAGTAAGTGTTATACCAGTACCAGAAGCTGGTGGAAGTCTTTCTGGTTTAGCATATAAAGCATTAGAAGATCCAATTGTAGTGGAAAGTATCAAAGCTCACGGTGGTATAGATATAGGCGATACTCTAATTGGTATGCATTTAAAACCAGTCGCCGTACCAGTTCGTTCTTCTATTAAAACAATTGGTAAAGCACATCTTACAATGGCACGAACACGACCAAAACTTATCGGTGGGAAAAGAGCAGTCTATAAGTGATTAATAAAAGGATTGAGTTCCGTGATTGAACTCAATCCTTTTATTAATAAGGTGTACTTTATGCTTTTGTTTTTAGAGTAGACCACCCTAATAACCTATATATAACTCAAAAACCAATAATTCCTTCAATTATGTTTGCTCCACCAATACCAGCTAAAATAACAGCCACCCATACAGGTATATCTATTATAACTGGAGCAATGATTAGTAATAGTCCGAGAATAGAACGGATAATTCGATCAATGTGCCCTACATTTTTTTCTATATAGATAGAGTTATTCAACCTATCACCCCTATAAATTGATAGTAAACTCTCCATTTTTGAAAATTAGTTCCCCATCTGCATAAATTTCACCCTCAGATTTCATATCACATAACATATCCCAGTGGATACCAGATTCATTCTTTCCTCCACTTTCCGGATATGTACTACCTACAGCTAAATGAACAGTACCACCTATTTTTTCATCAAATAACATGTTTCTTGTGAAGTTTGTGATACCGTAGTTGGTACCAATAGCTACTTCTCCCACATAACGAGCACCTTCATCAGTATCTAATAAAGCCTTTAAGAGATCCTCGCCTTTACTTGCTTCATATGATATAACTTTACCATTTTCAAACTGTAATCGAATGTCTTCGATCTCCTTTCCCGCATAAATACCAGGAAAATTAAATCTAATATGTCCTTGAACACTATCTTCAATTGGTGCTGTAAAAATCTCACCATCAGGGAAGTTTTCCTTTCCTGAACAGTTAATCCATTTACGCCCAGAAATATTCATAGTTAAGTCTGTATCTTTTGAAATTATTTGTAATTTTGATTTAGTTTCTAAATAATCAATTATTTTCTTTTGTTTTTTATCAATCTCTTTCCAGTGACTAATAGGATCCTCTTTATCTAATAAACCAGCTTCAAAAACAAAATCTTGGTATTCTTCTAAAGACATATTAGCTTCTTGAGCACTTGCATGTGTAGGAAACTCAGTATAACACCATTTAAGCTCACCCTTCGCTGCTTTTTCCATAAATTTTGTATCTAAGTGAGATCTTGCTCTTCTAAGGGTTGCAATTTTTTCAGAATCTACCCCTGATAAATTTTTCGTATTGTACTCAGCACCAATACTTAAAAAAGCATCAAAGTTGTCTATTAAATATTCATTTAATGGACTAACATATTCTAATTGCTCTTTACTAGCATGCTTAAAAAAGATTTCATCTAATCCTTCTAAATTTATCATAGGAGTTACATATGCCCTTTTTTTAATAGCCTCTTTGTATACAGCTTTTATAAGGGGTTCTGCAAGTGGATTGCTTCTAATTAATAAATGCTCACCTGGTTTAATATCTAATGAATAGTTAACAATAACATTAGCAAGTTTATTTATTCTAGGATCATACATAAGAGTCCCCTCCTTAAATTAACTTAATTGGATTTTATCATATAATTCAGGAAAATAATAATATTGCCTTAATATTATACCCAATCCAATTCTGATAATTTATGATATACTAAAAAATATAAGATCTGTAAGGAGGCTCATTATGAGTGCGTTAGAAGAAAGATTATTAAAAGAGTCTAAAAAAATTGCCATAGTAGGTCTATCAAAAAAAGAAGAGAAAATAAGTAATATCATAGCTAACTATCTTGATTCACAAGGCTATGATATAATTCCAGTTAATCCAAATTACAGTGAAGTTTTAAATAAAAAATGCTACCCTTCTTTATCTGATATACCGAGAGATTATGAAATTGATCTTGTAAATATATTTAGGCCATCAGAAGAAGTACAACCTATTGTTAAAGAAGCGATTACTTTAAACATAGTTGGGATTTGGTTGCAACAAGGTATAAAAGATGAAGATAGTTGGGAGTTAGCAGCTGAACACAATATTCCAATGGTGATGGATAAATGTATAATGACCTATCATAAAGCGTTACGGGGTTTTTAAATGTCAGATGACAAAACTCCAGTTATCAAAAGACGATATGATAGAATAGCACAAGTTTATGATCTGTTTGATTCACCTATGGAATTAATGGCATTTCAAAAACATCGAAAAACCGTAATAGATCAACTATATGGTAAAGTCTTAGAAGTAGGAGTAGGAACAGGTCGAAACATAGAGTACTATCCTGATAAGTTTTCATCAATTGAAGAGATATCCGCAATAGATTTTAGTGAAAATATGCTAACAAAAGCTAAAGAAAAAGCAGAAAAACTACATAAATCAGTACAGCTTTACGAAATGGATGTACAAGAAATGGATTTTAACGACAATGAATTTGACTGTGTTTTTTCTACATGTGTTTTTTGTTCTGTTCCTGATCCTATAAAAGGGTTAACAGAAATTAAAAGAGTATTAAAACCAGAGGGAAGATTAATCTTACTAGAACATGTACGAAGTAAAAAACCACTAATAGGTACATTAATGGATATAATCAACCCTGTACCAGTAACCTTATGGGGAGCAAATATTAACCGAAAGACTGTATCTAACTTACAAAAAGTTGGATTTCAATTAGAATTAGAGAAAAACCTTAAATTAGATATTTTAAAATTAATAATTGCTAAAAACACCTTTTAGTTTTCAAAAGGTGTTTTTCTAAGAGGAGAGGATAACTTGGTTAAACCTACTAAAGACATTGACAGGATAAAAGTTATTGATTCTATTAGAGGTTTTTCTTTACTAGGTGTGTTATTAGTAAATGTAGTTGCATTTAATAATATTATTTTTGCACAAACAGATCCGATATCATTTTTAGCATTTCCACCATCTTATCCTAATCTTATAGACCAGATACTAGCATTTCTTATAAGAATACATGCAGAAGGTAAATTTTATCCCATCTTTTCTTTATTATTTGGTGTAGGCTTTTTTATATTTATGGAAAGAGCACACCAAAAAAAGACATCAGGAACAACATTATTTAAAAGAAGGAGTTTGTATTTATTTCTATTTGGATTAATAAACCTAACATTAGTCTGGTATGGAGATATTCTACATGTTTACGAGTTAGGAGGATTTCTTTTACTACCTTTTTTAAACAAAGATGCTAAAACTTTATTTAAATGGATTGTGTTTTTATTGATTATTTTTATTGTACTTACAACAACATTTAGTTTTTTAACTGAACTAGCTTCTAAAACAAATGAACCTTTTTCTCCTGAATTAGTAGAGAAGGCTCAAATAGTCTATACAGAGGGATCTTATATTTCACTAGTTAGCTTTCGTGTTACTAATGAACTACCAACTATATTTTTAAACTTAATTATATGGATTCCTAAAATATTAGCGTTTTTTTTAATAGGTCTCTACTTAGCTAAGAATAAATTATTTCAAAATGTAAAAGAAAATTATAATTTGATTAAAAAAATATGGAAGATCACAGGTTTAATTGGTATATTATCTACGATAATTATGACAATTTCATCATTTGAGTTAATCATAAGTTCATCTTTATTAGCTGTATTATTGAAGCTATCTTTAGTGAATTATCATCAATATTTCTTTCAGTATTTTATATAGTATCTTTTTTAATACTTCATACGAAAGGTTATTTTAAAAGGCTCTTTAATTATTTTTCATATGTTGGTCGGATGGCTTTAACAAACTATCTTATACAATGCATTGTTTGTGCTTTCGTTTTTTATGGGTATGGGCTAGGATATCTAGATAATATGACAATTACTACAGGCACTATCTTTACTTTTATCTTTTTTATAATTCAGATGATAGTAAGTAAAATTTGGTTATCTAATTTTCATTATGGTCCTTTTGAAAAATTTTGGAGGTACCTAACTTATCAAGGAAATCTTTACTAACGGTTTTTAGACTAAGCTTTTTAGGGGGAAAGTTATGATAAACATACAATATAATAAAGATAAAATGATAAAAATAACTTTTTTATTCCTAGTTATGTTTATACTATCATTTGTAATTATACAAAGTTTGATATTTCTAACCCTCGAAGATCATTCAAATATTGAAACAGATTATTTAATAATACACGGAGCAGCAGTTTGGGATGATAACCCCTCACCAACCTTAGAAAATCGCCTTATTAAGGGGATTGAATACTTAAATAAACACCCAGAAGCAAAAGTAATAGTGACTGGAGGATTAGGAGAAGAGGAAGAATATACTGAAGCTAAAGTTATGAAAGATTATTTAACTTCTAATGAAATAGCTAAAAATAGAATTATAAAAGAAGAAAACTCTAGAAATACTTTTGAAAACCTATTGTATACAAAAGACATTTTAAAAGAAAAGGAAGAGAATCTAGAAAATATTACATTAATGTTAACGACAAGTGAATTTCATATGCTAAGAGCCCAAATGTTAGCTAATAGACAGGGATTTAAAACCCTTCAAAACCCAGCAAAAACACCTCGTGAAGTATTTTTACAATATACCATAAGAGAATACTTTGCATTAATTAAAAGCTTTATTCTCGATAAATAATATTGTTTAATTAGTACATACTATTTATAAACATTATTACACGAGGTGAAATTATATGTTACTACAATTAAAAGAAACCGAAGAACATCTTGAAAATGCACTGATTCAACTAGAAACAGAAGGGACACAGTTTTTAGATACAGATACTTCTGACAAACTACATTATGTAGTTGATTTTTTACTAGATAATATAGTTGAAGTAGAAGAAGATATTTCAGAAGATCTCAATAATGTAAACATAGACAGTTTAGCTGATGATATTTATGTTAATATTGAACTGCAAGAAGAGTATCCAGAAGCAACTCACTACCTAAATGAAGATTTTTTAGAAAATGTAGCAAGATTAGATATCGAATTAAATAAGCATGACCCAAACGTGGATACTATTTTATATGCAGGAAATGAAGTATTACAACGCTTGAAAAGTTTTTCTAAAGTAAGTTCACCTACAACATTTTAATTTATAAAGGGAGATGGGGTTCTTGTTATGGACAGGCCTATTAATAATTAATCTTTACTCATTTATTATTATGGGTTTAGATAAGTATTTTGCTAAACAAAATAAAGATAGAATTTCAGAGTTTCATCTAATGCTTACTGCTACTATAGGTGGATCTTTTGGAATTTATATTGGTATGAAGTTTTTTCGACATAAAACAAAACATATTAAATTCACTATAGGTGTTCCATTATTACTACTACTAAATATAGGAACAATCTATGTTCTAACTTAAGTACCAGTTTTCTGGTACTTTTTTTATTACAGGAGTTTTACTAAAAAAGAAGAATACTAAAAATAAAAAGAAAAGGGTGAAGAAATGACCATTTATTTAGAACAAGATAAAGATAAGATTATTGTTAAGTTTAATTATTCTTCTAAATTAGTACAACTAATACGTACTATACCAGGTAGAAAATATGAACCTGATAGAAAGTACTGGACTGTTCCATTATCTGCTCGAAATAACCTCCTAGAATTATTTAAAAATGAAAAAATTATAATCGATTTCCCTTTTTCCGTAACCAAAACATTCCAAAAAACGTCAGAAAAAATAGACACCTTATTTATTGATAATAAAAAAGCTATGGAATCAGATCTAATTACTAATATAATAACTGAATTAAAGCTTAAAGGTTATCAAAACACTACTAGAAAATCATATTTAGGACATATATACCGTTACTTGACCTACATTTCTCAACTTATTCCCTATGAATTAGTAGAAAAAGACCCTTTAATAATAAAAAGTAACTCAAAAGGTTTAATCAATGAATTAACACATGAAAACCTAAAAACATATATTATAACCTTACTTGATGATGATTGTTCCCACTCATATGTTAACCAAGCAATTAGCGCTATAAATTTTTTTTATAAGGAAACAATTAACCAAGATAAAAAACTACAATTAGATATTAAACGTCCTAAAAAAGAAAATAAACTACCAAAAGTTTTAAGTACACAAGAAATTGTTAAATTATTTCAAGCAGTAGATAACCTAAAATATAAAACAATATTCATGTTAACTTACTCAGGAGGTTTACGGGTAGGAGAAGTAGTTAAACTAAAACTTTCTGATATTGATAAAGACAGAAAACTAATTTGTATTCGAACAGGTAAGGGATTAAAAGATAGATACACACTATTATCAGCTACTGCACTAAATACATTAGAAAAATATATGAAAATACAACATACATCCCAGTGGTTATTTCCAGGACAAAGTAAAAATTCACATTTAACCGTGAGATCAGTTCAAAAAGAGTTTTCAAAAACCAGAAAAAAAGCAGGTATAACTAAGGAAGTATCGATTCATTCACTTAGACATTCTTTCGCAACTCATTTATTAGAAGCGGGTACTGATATAAGATATATACAAGAATTACTAGGTCATAAAAGTACTAAAACAACACAAGTATATACTCATGTAACTAAAAAAGAGTTAACAAAAATAAATAGTCCACTAGATAACCTTTTTGACTAAATTTTACTCTTAAGGGGGGAATTGTAATAATTATTTAGAATATCTATGAAAAGAGGGGTATAAGCAATATTCACGAACTTCTTAAATCCCCTCTTTTTAATATATTAAACGAAGTTCGTGGAAAAACAAGTTATCGGAAATCGGACTTAATTGTGTTTTTTATAGAGTTAGTAGCCTGGGGGTTTAATATGATTAATAAAAAGATGTTAATAATTCTAATATTGGCAGCTTTTATCATAGTTTTTTTAATGTTTGGATGTACTGTTGAAGAAGATGAACGAGAAAAGCAAAATAATGATCTGACTATAGACTATGTTATTGACAACTATATTCCTAAACCGTTTGATCCAGTAATACACAAT from Natranaerobius trueperi includes these protein-coding regions:
- a CDS encoding DUF1294 domain-containing protein; the encoded protein is MLWTGLLIINLYSFIIMGLDKYFAKQNKDRISEFHLMLTATIGGSFGIYIGMKFFRHKTKHIKFTIGVPLLLLLNIGTIYVLT
- a CDS encoding YgaP family membrane protein; this encodes MNNSIYIEKNVGHIDRIIRSILGLLLIIAPVIIDIPVWVAVILAGIGGANIIEGIIGF
- a CDS encoding DUF418 domain-containing protein, translating into MLHTKGYFKRLFNYFSYVGRMALTNYLIQCIVCAFVFYGYGLGYLDNMTITTGTIFTFIFFIIQMIVSKIWLSNFHYGPFEKFWRYLTYQGNLY
- a CDS encoding class I SAM-dependent methyltransferase, coding for MSDDKTPVIKRRYDRIAQVYDLFDSPMELMAFQKHRKTVIDQLYGKVLEVGVGTGRNIEYYPDKFSSIEEISAIDFSENMLTKAKEKAEKLHKSVQLYEMDVQEMDFNDNEFDCVFSTCVFCSVPDPIKGLTEIKRVLKPEGRLILLEHVRSKKPLIGTLMDIINPVPVTLWGANINRKTVSNLQKVGFQLELEKNLKLDILKLIIAKNTF
- a CDS encoding tyrosine-type recombinase/integrase, with amino-acid sequence MTIYLEQDKDKIIVKFNYSSKLVQLIRTIPGRKYEPDRKYWTVPLSARNNLLELFKNEKIIIDFPFSVTKTFQKTSEKIDTLFIDNKKAMESDLITNIITELKLKGYQNTTRKSYLGHIYRYLTYISQLIPYELVEKDPLIIKSNSKGLINELTHENLKTYIITLLDDDCSHSYVNQAISAINFFYKETINQDKKLQLDIKRPKKENKLPKVLSTQEIVKLFQAVDNLKYKTIFMLTYSGGLRVGEVVKLKLSDIDKDRKLICIRTGKGLKDRYTLLSATALNTLEKYMKIQHTSQWLFPGQSKNSHLTVRSVQKEFSKTRKKAGITKEVSIHSLRHSFATHLLEAGTDIRYIQELLGHKSTKTTQVYTHVTKKELTKINSPLDNLFD
- a CDS encoding CoA-binding protein, translated to MSALEERLLKESKKIAIVGLSKKEEKISNIIANYLDSQGYDIIPVNPNYSEVLNKKCYPSLSDIPRDYEIDLVNIFRPSEEVQPIVKEAITLNIVGIWLQQGIKDEDSWELAAEHNIPMVMDKCIMTYHKALRGF
- a CDS encoding YdcF family protein, whose translation is MINIQYNKDKMIKITFLFLVMFILSFVIIQSLIFLTLEDHSNIETDYLIIHGAAVWDDNPSPTLENRLIKGIEYLNKHPEAKVIVTGGLGEEEEYTEAKVMKDYLTSNEIAKNRIIKEENSRNTFENLLYTKDILKEKEENLENITLMLTTSEFHMLRAQMLANRQGFKTLQNPAKTPREVFLQYTIREYFALIKSFILDK
- a CDS encoding class I SAM-dependent methyltransferase produces the protein MRADKAYKEAIQYYGGNNHVGKLRGKYDNVRTFWEDPLTGYFIKPYLDKLITQRQEANKGIRIKELGCGAGEGYDFLTGISLDKSEETLIPNKVLEYYNGVDLNQELLLEANKRFEDKVNVEFFSGDFSEGLPVDQSEQSYDLYFTAYATLSHCNNEELEKLFSDIAKHGENGSILVADWIGRYSYEWQNHWTSNPEQKNFLDYKLNFYSDRAKEVSTFPLRMMSPQEVEKIVQNASEKSNKNLEIVGFLDRSMIIGRHIETGCYNNNPQPIRSMVNSLHEPGHRTYLPNLLFDYEPRPGFEWQNKKLKEVADCWNSLVRYTVQLLDIDNPEKGLPNPPKTSYDCLKRAYNVIRKTVEMSNLLYGDVRANLIEKQLGFSLRNIEINMQKGLGLGHSLIAVIRVNK
- a CDS encoding TIGR01440 family protein translates to MKGVVTVNQITQDTIEATKELLKEANLKNGDILVVGCSTSEVIGKKIGSSSSHEVAEAIFKGLVNTINQDIYLAFQCCEHLNRALVVERSCAEKYNLEQVSVIPVPEAGGSLSGLAYKALEDPIVVESIKAHGGIDIGDTLIGMHLKPVAVPVRSSIKTIGKAHLTMARTRPKLIGGKRAVYK
- a CDS encoding DUF418 domain-containing protein, yielding MVKPTKDIDRIKVIDSIRGFSLLGVLLVNVVAFNNIIFAQTDPISFLAFPPSYPNLIDQILAFLIRIHAEGKFYPIFSLLFGVGFFIFMERAHQKKTSGTTLFKRRSLYLFLFGLINLTLVWYGDILHVYELGGFLLLPFLNKDAKTLFKWIVFLLIIFIVLTTTFSFLTELASKTNEPFSPELVEKAQIVYTEGSYISLVSFRVTNELPTIFLNLIIWIPKILAFFLIGLYLAKNKLFQNVKENYNLIKKIWKITGLIGILSTIIMTISSFELIISSSLLAVLLKLSLVNYHQYFFQYFI
- a CDS encoding aminopeptidase, which produces MYDPRINKLANVIVNYSLDIKPGEHLLIRSNPLAEPLIKAVYKEAIKKRAYVTPMINLEGLDEIFFKHASKEQLEYVSPLNEYLIDNFDAFLSIGAEYNTKNLSGVDSEKIATLRRARSHLDTKFMEKAAKGELKWCYTEFPTHASAQEANMSLEEYQDFVFEAGLLDKEDPISHWKEIDKKQKKIIDYLETKSKLQIISKDTDLTMNISGRKWINCSGKENFPDGEIFTAPIEDSVQGHIRFNFPGIYAGKEIEDIRLQFENGKVISYEASKGEDLLKALLDTDEGARYVGEVAIGTNYGITNFTRNMLFDEKIGGTVHLAVGSTYPESGGKNESGIHWDMLCDMKSEGEIYADGELIFKNGEFTINL